Proteins from a genomic interval of Gadus morhua chromosome 19, gadMor3.0, whole genome shotgun sequence:
- the mcat gene encoding malonyl-CoA-acyl carrier protein transacylase, mitochondrial, which translates to MRILWSRSRSRALFTRQWSSRPGSEDGSQTGSRPGSQSGSRPGSQTGSRPGSQKGSRRGSQDGSRHGSEEVSRPGSQDGSGPPTLNPPEETGLARERRPSKTPGESSVFLFPGQGSQFVGMGRGLLKYPKVKEMFSAAEQILGYDLLSLCLRGPEEQLMRTVHCQPAVFVTSLAAVERLNHENPKAVETCVAAAGFSVGEFAALVFSGAMDFAQALYVVKVRAEAMQAASERAAGGMLSVLGRPQAQYRQACLQAQEHCRGLGLDRPVCNVATFLFPDGRVIAGHKQALDFLQQNSRRLHFARCSPLPVGGAFHTPLMESACEPLRDVLRQVEVRRPEINVYSNVDGKRYMHAGHVRRQLALQLVSPVKWEQTLHEVYERTQGRGFPHTYEVGPGRQLGAALQRCNLKAYRSYTHVDVVAPDNEE; encoded by the exons ATGAGGATACTGTGGTCCAGAAGTAGGAGCCGGGCGCTCTTTACGAGACAGTGGTCGTCTAGACCTGGGTCCGAGGACGGGTCACAGACAGGGTCTAGACCCGGGTCGCAGTCGGGGTCTAGACCCGGGTCGCAGACGGGGTCTAGACCCGGCTCCCAGAAGGGATCTAGACGCGGGTCGCAGGACGGGTCTAGACACGGGTCCGAGGAGGTGTCTAGACCTGGGTCACAGGACGGGTCTGGCCCGCCGACCCTCAATCCCCCAGAGGAGACGGGGTTGGCCCGGGAGCGCAGACCCAGCAAGACCCCCGGGGAGAGCTCGGTGTTCCTGTTCCCCGGACAGGGGAGCCAGTTCGTGGGGATGGGTCGAGGCCTCCTGAAGTACCCCAAGGTGAAAGAGATGTTCTCGGCCGCGGAGCAGATCCTGGGCTACGACCTGCTGTCCCTCTGCCTGCGGGGCCCAGAGGAACAGCTGATGCGGACCGTCCACTGTCAGCCCGCCGTGTTCGTGACGTCACTGGCTGCCGTGGAGCGGCTCAACCACGAGAACCCCAAG GCTGTGGAGACGTGTGTCGCGGCTGCCGGGTTCAGCGTCGGAGAGTTCGCCGCCCTTGTCTTCTCTGGAGCGATGGACTTCGCCCAAG CGCTGTACGTGGTGAAGGTGCGGGCGGAGGCCATGCAGGCGGCGTCGGAGCGCGCGGCGGGGGGCATGCTGTCTGTGCTGGGCCGCCCCCAGGCCCAGTACCGCCAGGCCTGCCTCCAGGCCCAGGAGCACTGCCGGGGCCTCGGGCTGGACCGGCCCGTCTGCAACGTGGCCACTTTCCTGTTCCCCGACGGCCGGGTCATCGCCGGCCACAAGCAG GCGCTGGACTTCCTGCAGCAGAACTCCCGGCGGCTCCACTTCGCCCGCTGCAGCCCGCTgccagtgggcggggccttCCACACGCCGCTCATGGAGTCGGCCTGCGAGCCGCTCAGAGACGTGCTCCGGCAGGTGGAG gtGCGGCGGCCTGAGATCAACGTGTACTCCAACGTGGACGGGAAGCGCTACATGCACGCGGGGCACGTGCGGCGGCAGCTGGCCCTGCAGCTGGTGTCGCCCGTCAAGTGGGAGCAGACGCTGCACGAGGTGTACGAGCGCACGCAGGGCCGGGGCTTCCCCCACACCTACGAGGTGGGGCCCGGCCGGCAGCTGGGGGCCGCGCTGCAGCGGTGCAATCTGAAGGCCTACCGCTCGTACACCCACGTGGACGTGGTCGCCCCCGACAAcgaggagtga